The following are from one region of the Polyangiaceae bacterium genome:
- the greB gene encoding transcription elongation factor GreB, with product MPIYLTPEGAKRLAQELNQLASVERPRVVQEVSDAAAQGDRSENAEYIYGKKRLREIDRRIRFITKRLDNAVVVRDGERKKEGVFFGATVEVEDEDGQRKSYTIVGPDEADPGKGMVSFRSPMGQALMKKRVGDVVVVRRPAGEIELEIVSIRY from the coding sequence ATGCCCATCTACCTGACGCCCGAGGGCGCCAAGCGCCTCGCCCAGGAGCTGAACCAGCTCGCCTCGGTGGAGCGTCCGCGGGTGGTGCAGGAGGTGAGCGACGCCGCCGCCCAGGGGGACCGCAGCGAGAACGCCGAGTACATCTACGGCAAGAAGCGCCTGCGGGAGATCGATCGGCGCATCCGCTTCATCACCAAGCGGCTCGACAACGCAGTGGTCGTGCGCGACGGCGAGCGCAAGAAGGAGGGCGTGTTCTTCGGCGCCACCGTGGAGGTGGAGGACGAAGACGGCCAGCGCAAGAGCTACACCATCGTGGGGCCCGACGAAGCCGATCCCGGCAAGGGCATGGTCAGCTTCCGTTCGCCCATGGGGCAGGCGTTGATGAAGAAGCGCGTGGGGGACGTGGTCGTGGTGCGGCGCCCAGCCGGGGAAATCGAGCTGGAAATCGTTTCGATCCGCTACTGA